Proteins encoded by one window of Kwoniella shivajii chromosome 8, complete sequence:
- a CDS encoding ubiquitin-conjugating enzyme E2 4 produces MALKRINKELIDLGRDPPSSCSAGPINDNLFQWQATIMGPADSPYAGGVFFLSLTFPTDYPFKPPKVQFTTKIYHPNINANGSICLDILRDQWSPALTISKVLLSICSMLTDPNPDDPLVPEIANTYKTDRPRYEATAREWTRK; encoded by the exons ATGGCTCTCAAACGAATTAACAAG GAGTTGATCGACTTGGGACGTgatccaccatcttcatgtTCCGCTGGTCCTATCAATGACAACCTTTTCCAATGGCAAGCTACTATCATGGGACCT GCCGATTCCCCTTATGCTGGCGGTGTCTTCTTCCT CTCTCTCACTTTCCCCACCG ACTACCCCTTCAAACCTCCTAAGGTCCAATTCACCACCAAAATTTACCACCCCAATATCAATGCCAACGGTTCCATCTGTTTGGACATTCTGCGAGACCAATGGAGTCCCGCATTGACCATTTCAAAGG TTCTCCTTTCAATCTGTTCAATGTTGACTGACCCTAACCCCGATGATCCATTGGTACCGGAGATTGCTAAC ACCTACAAGACGGACCGACCTAGGTATGAGGCCACAGCAAGGGAATGGACTagaaagtga